A single window of Actinoallomurus bryophytorum DNA harbors:
- a CDS encoding DUF2852 domain-containing protein, translating into MGTTRVVPARVMARPAVWRPRPGWPLAVIFLGFPVWWLLGLGMLIFLIMSVPMAVYLYKRRSRLLVPRGFGAWLLFVGWVVLGAGVLWANAPGAVPGGSMGRLLPFAWRIAWYAASTIVLLYIANLSDEELPADRVGRLLGYMFVVTTAGGLLGTFAPHLHLTSPLELLLHTHNTFLLDAIHPKTADVATILGYEQARPMAPFAYANTWGAAYAFFLPFFVITWIWRAERRRRIAGILILLASLWPVVYSLDRGLWIALGVIVGFAGLKMVARGGRRALRLVVAGLAVGALVFLVSPLPDMIQARIQNPHSNNRRTLLAEQSVRSALTGSPIVGFGTTRAVQGNLSSLTGGDRPGCKACGAPPLGTQGHFWLLLFANGVVGTVAFGAFFLTRFARHWRERSAYGVAGCCVLLAFGLFLFIYDLVEVPLYTVMIAVALMWRARREADA; encoded by the coding sequence GTGGGCACAACGAGGGTCGTCCCGGCACGGGTGATGGCGAGGCCGGCCGTGTGGCGGCCCCGGCCCGGCTGGCCACTGGCCGTGATCTTCCTCGGCTTCCCCGTCTGGTGGCTGCTCGGCCTGGGCATGCTGATCTTCCTGATCATGAGCGTGCCGATGGCGGTCTACCTCTACAAGCGACGCTCCCGCCTGCTCGTCCCCCGCGGCTTCGGCGCCTGGCTGCTGTTCGTCGGCTGGGTGGTCCTCGGCGCCGGAGTGCTGTGGGCGAACGCGCCCGGCGCCGTACCCGGCGGGAGCATGGGACGGCTGCTCCCGTTCGCCTGGCGCATCGCCTGGTACGCCGCCTCGACGATCGTCCTGCTCTATATCGCGAACCTCAGCGACGAGGAGTTGCCCGCCGACCGGGTGGGGCGGCTGCTGGGCTACATGTTCGTCGTCACGACCGCGGGCGGCCTGCTCGGCACGTTCGCCCCGCACCTGCACCTGACCTCGCCGCTCGAGCTGCTGCTGCACACCCACAACACCTTCCTGCTCGACGCGATCCACCCGAAGACCGCCGACGTCGCGACGATCCTGGGGTACGAACAGGCGCGGCCGATGGCGCCGTTCGCCTACGCCAACACCTGGGGCGCCGCGTACGCCTTCTTCCTGCCCTTCTTCGTCATCACCTGGATCTGGCGGGCCGAGCGCCGTCGGCGCATCGCCGGCATCCTCATTCTTCTCGCCTCCCTGTGGCCGGTGGTCTACTCCCTCGACCGCGGCCTGTGGATCGCCCTCGGCGTCATCGTCGGCTTCGCCGGACTCAAGATGGTCGCCCGTGGCGGCCGGCGCGCACTGCGGCTCGTGGTGGCCGGCCTCGCCGTCGGTGCGCTCGTCTTCCTCGTCTCGCCACTGCCCGACATGATCCAGGCGAGGATCCAGAACCCGCACAGCAACAACCGCCGTACGCTCCTCGCCGAGCAGAGCGTGCGCAGCGCGCTGACCGGCTCGCCGATCGTCGGCTTCGGCACGACGCGTGCGGTGCAGGGCAACCTCAGCTCCCTGACCGGCGGCGACCGGCCGGGCTGCAAGGCCTGTGGCGCGCCGCCGCTCGGCACCCAGGGCCATTTCTGGCTGCTCCTGTTCGCCAACGGCGTCGTCGGCACCGTGGCGTTCGGCGCCTTCTTCCTCACCCGGTTCGCCCGGCACTGGCGTGAGCGGTCGGCGTACGGTGTCGCCGGCTGTTGCGTGCTGCTGGCGTTCGGGCTGTTCCTCTTCATCTATGACCTCGTGGAGGTCCCCCTGTACACGGTCATGATCGCGGTCGCGCTGATGTGGCGTGCCCGGCGAGAGGCGGACGCGTGA
- a CDS encoding phosphotransferase, giving the protein MNPHPDGQRSTAWADAVARLWPDADVGTGRDPGAVREFVFLPNAEHPRLLLPAGRPAAAAAALRRYSHDLGVRQRVTRALTATAVRAGLADRVLRDRLLVTGAGESIEDRLGELLGRQVVVSVGLGSERANRKPILHVLTPRGEPLAFVKVGDTAMARDLIEGEAAALAHLATRSFHQLAIPRVLHHGEWRGLHLLVLTPLPTGALSARSRRGAPVAAMRELTGATHRIPLAESAFWSRFADVPIDDPDQGKRLSDAVGRIGETYGGDEVAFGVWHGDWTPWNMAWHGGRVQLWDWERFDPEVPAGLDLLHYRSQTGGGYGTWPDPAILAPLDQHGRTAAISTELYVLELTRRYLCAAQGELGEPLRPQAAALLDLLYTNAGRTA; this is encoded by the coding sequence GTGAACCCCCACCCGGACGGACAGCGGTCGACGGCGTGGGCGGACGCGGTCGCCCGGCTCTGGCCCGACGCCGACGTCGGCACCGGACGCGACCCGGGAGCCGTGCGCGAGTTCGTGTTCCTGCCCAACGCCGAACACCCGCGGCTGCTGCTGCCCGCCGGCCGGCCGGCCGCCGCGGCGGCCGCACTGCGCCGCTACAGCCATGACCTGGGCGTACGGCAGCGCGTCACGCGCGCGCTGACCGCGACGGCGGTACGCGCGGGGCTGGCCGACCGGGTGCTGCGCGACCGGCTGCTCGTGACCGGTGCGGGCGAGTCGATCGAGGACCGGCTGGGCGAGCTGCTGGGACGGCAGGTCGTGGTCAGCGTCGGGCTCGGCTCCGAGCGCGCCAACCGCAAGCCGATCCTGCACGTCCTGACCCCGCGCGGCGAGCCGCTGGCGTTCGTGAAGGTCGGCGACACCGCGATGGCCCGCGACCTGATCGAGGGCGAGGCCGCCGCGCTGGCCCACCTCGCCACACGCTCCTTCCACCAGCTCGCGATACCGCGGGTCCTGCACCACGGTGAGTGGCGCGGGCTGCACCTGCTGGTGCTCACTCCCCTGCCGACCGGCGCGCTGTCGGCCCGGTCGCGGCGCGGCGCCCCGGTCGCCGCGATGCGGGAGCTGACCGGTGCGACGCATCGGATCCCGCTGGCCGAGAGTGCCTTCTGGTCCCGCTTCGCGGACGTGCCGATCGACGATCCCGACCAGGGGAAGCGGCTGTCGGACGCGGTCGGGCGCATCGGCGAGACGTACGGCGGCGACGAGGTCGCGTTCGGCGTCTGGCACGGTGACTGGACCCCCTGGAACATGGCCTGGCACGGTGGCCGCGTCCAGCTGTGGGACTGGGAGAGGTTCGACCCGGAGGTCCCCGCCGGGCTGGACCTGCTGCACTACCGGTCGCAGACCGGGGGCGGCTACGGCACCTGGCCGGACCCCGCGATCCTCGCCCCGCTCGACCAGCACGGGCGTACCGCCGCGATCAGCACCGAGCTGTACGTCCTGGAGCTGACCCGCCGTTACCTGTGCGCCGCACAGGGCGAGCTGGGCGAGCCGCTGCGCCCGCAGGCGGCCGCCCTGCTCGACCTGCTCTACACCAACGCCGGGAGGACGGCATGA
- a CDS encoding sulfotransferase domain-containing protein has translation MISRRDAPQWVKEGGRTVSRTAGRLSSGLRMLPDFLLVGTQRGGTTSLFRALAPHPEVAPPNLHKGVHYFDVNYARGQDWYRGHFPLRRGSRLAFESAGYYMHHPLAPERIAADLPGVKLLVLLREPVERAYSAHKHEVARGFETETSFERAIELEPERLAGEASRIRNEPGYLSHSHRHHSYLDRGHYAEQLEVLFKLFGRDRVHVAFAEDFFSEPEPCYDAIVDFLGLPRWRPSAFERHNARPGSPLPPGLHERLTEHFAPHDDRLTALLGEVPPWRR, from the coding sequence ATGATCTCGCGACGCGACGCTCCCCAGTGGGTGAAGGAGGGCGGCAGGACGGTCAGCCGTACGGCCGGGCGGCTCAGCTCCGGCCTGCGGATGCTGCCGGACTTCCTGCTGGTGGGCACGCAGCGGGGCGGCACGACCTCACTTTTCCGCGCGCTCGCGCCGCACCCGGAGGTGGCCCCGCCCAACCTCCACAAGGGCGTGCACTACTTCGACGTCAACTACGCACGCGGCCAGGACTGGTATCGCGGGCACTTCCCGCTGCGCCGCGGCTCGCGCCTCGCGTTCGAGTCGGCCGGCTACTACATGCATCATCCGCTGGCCCCGGAGCGCATCGCCGCCGACCTGCCCGGCGTCAAGCTGCTGGTGCTGCTGCGCGAGCCCGTCGAACGCGCCTACTCCGCGCACAAGCACGAGGTGGCACGCGGCTTCGAGACCGAGACGTCGTTCGAGCGTGCCATCGAGCTGGAGCCCGAGCGCCTCGCCGGTGAGGCGAGCCGGATCAGGAACGAACCCGGCTACCTCAGCCACAGCCACCGGCACCATTCCTACCTCGACCGCGGGCACTACGCCGAGCAGCTCGAAGTGCTGTTCAAGCTCTTCGGCCGTGACCGGGTGCACGTGGCGTTCGCCGAGGACTTCTTCTCCGAGCCCGAGCCCTGCTACGACGCGATCGTCGACTTCCTGGGCCTGCCCCGCTGGCGCCCGTCCGCGTTCGAGCGGCACAACGCGCGGCCCGGCTCGCCGCTGCCCCCCGGGCTGCACGAGCGCCTGACCGAACACTTCGCGCCGCACGACGATCGCCTCACCGCCCTGCTGGGCGAGGTCCCGCCGTGGCGTCGCTGA
- a CDS encoding Wzz/FepE/Etk N-terminal domain-containing protein: MASLTSARETPLVTAPDDEVPVDAVRLGRYSGFVRRQWPVLIVAVLLGGLGGTLRSAAIHPTYTATVTVLTPPVAVESGLPPLTDGPFAPVDQQPVLDTMDTEAQLVQSGSVLEQLKKVPGFHVPADQLASRVTVTASAYSRVLVIGVRAGRPSNARQGAHVIAHTFIKLRDRVIGDYQTHGRQAINRRLVVLQAELKAMPSAPNELARITARTRRQAIQRQMMDAQKQLRYTDQFAQVIRAPAKPTHPDDPGSAVNRTSGMGVGLLAGLVVGLVRDRRPRRLRYARDVRRRIPVPILTDTGREGLADSGRRLRNLAFGDDARTVLVTGMPGDTADAVAISVAAAFAHGGAPTTLLRMAHEQLPAYVPVEPPDGLDDDLGAFRVVALAAHDGDRGLAAAVDNAHHGGGVVVISGPTLDTAEAVTLAALSDITLVTIALKEITDRPLIAAISHLISAGAPPRGLVITHRKGAS; this comes from the coding sequence GTGGCGTCGCTGACCTCCGCACGCGAGACACCCCTCGTCACCGCGCCGGATGACGAGGTGCCGGTCGACGCCGTACGGCTGGGCCGCTACTCGGGCTTCGTACGCCGCCAGTGGCCGGTCCTGATCGTCGCCGTCCTCCTCGGCGGCCTGGGCGGCACGCTGCGGTCCGCGGCCATCCATCCCACCTACACCGCGACCGTCACCGTGCTCACCCCACCGGTCGCGGTGGAGTCCGGCCTGCCGCCACTGACGGACGGCCCGTTCGCGCCGGTCGACCAGCAGCCCGTCCTGGACACCATGGACACCGAGGCGCAGCTGGTGCAGTCGGGTTCGGTGCTGGAGCAGCTGAAGAAGGTGCCCGGCTTTCACGTACCGGCCGACCAGCTCGCCTCGCGCGTCACGGTGACCGCCTCGGCGTACTCCCGCGTCCTGGTCATCGGCGTCCGCGCCGGCCGGCCCAGCAACGCCCGTCAGGGCGCCCACGTGATCGCGCACACCTTCATCAAGCTGCGCGACCGGGTGATCGGGGACTACCAGACGCACGGGCGCCAGGCGATCAACCGGCGGCTCGTCGTCCTGCAGGCCGAGCTGAAGGCGATGCCGTCCGCCCCGAACGAGCTGGCGCGCATCACGGCGCGCACACGCCGTCAGGCGATCCAGCGGCAGATGATGGACGCGCAGAAACAGCTGCGGTACACCGACCAGTTCGCCCAGGTCATCCGCGCGCCCGCCAAGCCCACCCATCCCGACGACCCGGGCTCGGCCGTCAACCGCACCTCCGGAATGGGAGTCGGGCTCCTCGCCGGGCTCGTCGTCGGCCTGGTACGCGACCGGCGGCCACGCCGTCTCCGGTACGCCCGCGACGTACGGCGGCGGATCCCGGTGCCGATCCTGACGGACACCGGGCGGGAGGGTCTCGCCGACTCCGGGAGGCGGCTGCGCAACCTGGCGTTCGGCGACGACGCGCGTACCGTCCTGGTCACCGGGATGCCCGGCGACACCGCCGATGCCGTCGCGATCAGCGTGGCCGCGGCCTTCGCGCACGGCGGCGCGCCCACCACGCTCCTGCGGATGGCGCACGAGCAGTTGCCGGCCTACGTCCCCGTCGAGCCGCCGGACGGGCTCGACGATGATCTGGGCGCGTTCCGTGTGGTCGCGCTGGCCGCCCACGACGGCGACCGCGGGCTGGCCGCCGCCGTCGACAACGCTCACCACGGCGGGGGTGTCGTCGTCATCTCGGGGCCCACGCTCGACACCGCAGAGGCGGTCACCCTGGCCGCCCTGTCCGACATCACGCTGGTGACCATCGCGCTCAAGGAGATCACGGACCGACCGCTCATCGCGGCCATCTCCCACCTGATCAGCGCCGGCGCTCCCCCGCGCGGACTTGTGATCACTCATCGAAAAGGAGCGTCGTGA
- a CDS encoding glycosyltransferase family 2 protein has product MNQEFPSVSVIIATHDRPQLLAKAIEAVRAQDYAGQVQCVVVFDRNEPDATLVRTDASRPVVVVTNDRTPGLAGARNAGAAAASGELLAFCDDDDEWLPAKLRLQAGRLAETGADVAVSGIHVSYGDKTITRVPRPEDVTHAELLRRRVMEAHPSTVVVRRTAFLGKIGQVDEEIPGSYGEDYDWMLRAAAAGPIAVVPEPLVTVLWGQTSHFNRKWRTISDALQYLLHKHPAFADDPRGLARVQGQIAFAHAALGERSAARTWALRTLRNSWRERRAYLALLVSLRVLSADRVLRLAHATGRGV; this is encoded by the coding sequence GTGAACCAGGAGTTCCCGTCCGTCTCGGTCATCATCGCCACGCACGACCGGCCGCAGTTGCTGGCCAAGGCGATCGAGGCGGTACGCGCGCAGGACTACGCGGGGCAGGTCCAGTGCGTCGTCGTCTTCGACCGGAACGAGCCGGACGCCACGCTCGTACGCACGGATGCGTCGCGCCCGGTGGTCGTCGTCACCAACGACCGGACGCCGGGCCTGGCCGGAGCGCGCAACGCGGGAGCCGCCGCCGCCTCGGGCGAGCTGCTGGCCTTCTGCGACGACGATGACGAGTGGCTGCCGGCCAAGCTGCGGCTCCAGGCCGGGCGCCTGGCCGAGACCGGCGCCGACGTGGCGGTGTCGGGCATCCACGTCAGCTACGGCGACAAGACCATCACCCGCGTGCCGCGGCCGGAGGACGTCACCCACGCCGAACTGCTGCGCCGCCGGGTGATGGAGGCGCACCCGTCCACGGTCGTCGTACGCCGCACGGCGTTCCTCGGCAAGATCGGCCAGGTGGACGAGGAGATCCCCGGGAGCTACGGGGAGGACTACGACTGGATGCTGCGGGCCGCCGCCGCCGGGCCGATCGCGGTCGTGCCCGAACCGCTCGTCACCGTGCTGTGGGGCCAGACCTCGCACTTCAACCGCAAGTGGCGCACGATCAGCGACGCGCTGCAGTACCTGCTGCACAAGCACCCGGCGTTCGCCGACGACCCACGCGGCCTCGCACGCGTCCAGGGCCAGATCGCCTTCGCCCACGCGGCCCTCGGCGAACGCTCTGCGGCTCGCACGTGGGCCCTGCGGACTCTGCGCAACTCCTGGCGCGAACGCCGCGCGTACCTCGCCCTGCTCGTGTCACTACGCGTGCTGAGCGCGGACCGGGTGCTCCGCCTCGCGCACGCCACCGGCAGGGGAGTCTAG
- a CDS encoding glycosyltransferase, giving the protein MSSLVFVSVGTDHHPFDRLVQWVDAWLPEGVKCVVQHGTSAPPRRAEGVAYLDHGALNSLLDEAAVVICHGGPTTITESRRHGRRPIVVPRSPALGEHVDDHQQRFCARMEAKGLISVAADSDAFRSLAGRALEAPDDFAVPAYGGDVAESVARFGDLVADLLARRG; this is encoded by the coding sequence TTGAGTTCGCTGGTCTTCGTCTCCGTCGGTACCGACCACCACCCCTTCGACCGGCTCGTCCAGTGGGTCGACGCGTGGCTGCCCGAGGGCGTCAAGTGCGTCGTGCAGCACGGCACCTCAGCACCGCCCCGGCGCGCCGAGGGCGTCGCCTACCTCGACCACGGCGCGCTCAACTCCCTGCTCGACGAGGCCGCCGTCGTCATCTGCCACGGCGGCCCGACCACCATCACCGAGAGCCGGCGGCACGGCCGCCGCCCGATCGTCGTGCCGCGCTCCCCGGCCCTGGGCGAGCACGTGGACGACCACCAGCAGCGTTTCTGCGCGCGCATGGAGGCCAAGGGCCTGATCTCCGTGGCCGCCGACTCGGACGCCTTCCGATCGCTCGCGGGCCGCGCGCTGGAGGCACCCGACGACTTCGCGGTGCCCGCGTACGGCGGCGACGTCGCGGAGTCGGTCGCGAGGTTCGGCGACCTCGTCGCGGACCTGCTCGCCCGCCGAGGCTGA
- the pssD gene encoding PssD/Cps14F family polysaccharide biosynthesis glycosyltransferase, with product MSEDREHVLLVASSGGHLAQLLALRLWWRERDRTWVTFGTEDARSQLDGEQAVWAYHPTTRNLLNLVRNFSLAVRVMRRERPDVVVSTGAAVAFPFFLVAKVMRVPTVYIEVYDRLDSPTLTGRLCRPITDLFCVQWEEQTRFYPRAQVIGSLL from the coding sequence ATGTCCGAAGACCGGGAGCACGTCCTGCTCGTCGCCTCCAGCGGCGGACACCTCGCCCAGTTGCTCGCGCTGCGTCTGTGGTGGCGGGAGCGTGATCGTACCTGGGTGACGTTCGGTACCGAGGACGCACGCTCCCAGCTCGACGGCGAGCAGGCCGTATGGGCGTACCACCCTACGACGCGCAACCTGCTGAACCTCGTGCGCAACTTCTCCCTGGCCGTCCGTGTCATGCGCCGCGAACGGCCGGACGTCGTGGTGTCGACCGGCGCCGCCGTCGCGTTCCCGTTCTTCCTCGTGGCCAAGGTGATGCGCGTGCCGACGGTCTATATCGAGGTCTACGACCGGCTGGACTCTCCGACGCTCACCGGTAGGCTCTGCCGTCCCATCACCGACCTGTTCTGCGTGCAGTGGGAGGAACAGACCCGGTTCTACCCCCGCGCGCAGGTCATCGGGAGCCTGCTTTGA